Sequence from the Actinomycetes bacterium genome:
GCCGCGATGTTCGACGGCGTGGCCGAGCGCTACGACCTCACCAACGACGTGCTCTCATTGGGCCAGACCAGGGCCTGGCGGCGGGCCGTCGTCCGTGCCGTCGACGCCCGTCCCGGCCAGCGGATCCTCGACCTCGCGGCCGGCACCGGGACGTCCAGCGCGCCGTTCGCCGCGGCGGGCGCCCAGGTGGTGCCCTGCGACTTCTCCCTCGGCATGTTGTGCGTGGGCAAGCAACGGCAGTCGGCCCTCAGCTTCGTGGCCGGCGACGCGCTGAGCCTGCCGTTCGAGGATGCCTCCTTCGACGCAGTCACGATCTCCTTCGGGCTGCGCAACGTGCACAACACGGCTGCTGCCCTGGCCGAGATGTTGCGGGTGACCCGACCCGGTGGGCGGCTGGTGGTCGCCGAGTTCAGCCACCCCACCTGGGCGCCGTTCCGCACGCTGTACGTCGAGTACCTCATGCGCGCACTGCCCTCGATCGCGAAGGCGGTGGCCAACAACCCGGACGCCTACGTCTACCTCGCCGAGTCGGTGCGGGCCTGGCCGGACCAGCGCGGGCTGGCGGCGCTCCTCACGGCGGCCGGCTGGGACCAGGTGGCCTGGCGGGACCTCTCGGCGGGCATCGTCGCGCTGCACCGCGCGGTTCGGCCCGACTGAGGCTGCTGACGGTGGCCCGCGACCAAGGTCATAGACTGACGCGCGGCTCGTGAAGATGTTCACAAGTGAAGGGGTCGGGGTGTCCAGCGCAGTCGCGGCAATGGTGCCGCGGGGGGTCCCCCCGGAGGTCCGGGTGCGCGTCCGGACGGACCTTGCGAGCCCCCTAGGATGGGACTGCCCGGCGGTCGGGACGTGTCCGTCGACGTCGTCGAAGATGCAGCGGAAGGAGTGCGAAGCGGCATGAACGCTTCCGTCCCCGTCATCGTTCTCGGAGCCATCGCCGGGGCTTTCGCCCTGGTCTCGGTGGTGGGTGGCATGTTCATCGGGCCCCGCCGTCGCAACCGGGCCAAGTCGGACGCCTACGAGTGCGGCATCGAGCCCACGCCGCAGCCGATCGGTGGCGGGCGCTTCCCGGTGAAGTACTACCTCACCGCGATGCTGTTCATCATCTTCGACATCGAGATCGTGTTCCTCTACCCGTGGGCCGTCACCTTCGACCGGCTCGGGGTCTTCGGACTCGTCGAGATGGTCCTGTTCATCGCCACCCTGGCCGTCGTCTACGCCTACGTATGGCGGCGCGACGGCCTTGAGTGGGACTGACGTCCACCGATCAGGAGAGCCTGGATGGGACTCGAGGAGAAGCTGCCGAGCGGCGTCCTGCTGACCACGGTCGAGCAGGTCGCCGGCTACATGCGCAAGAGCTCGCTGTGGCCGGCGACGTTCGGGCTGGCCTGCTGCGCCATCGAGATGATGTCCTCCGGCGGCCCCCGCTACGACCTCGGGCGCTTCGGCATGGAGGTCTTCCGCGCCTCTCCGCGGCAGGCCGACCTGATGGTCGTGGCCGGGCGGGTGAGCCAGAAGATGGCCCCCGTGCTGCGGCAGATCTACGACCAGATGCCGAACCCCAAGTGGGTGCTGTCGATGGGGGTGTGCGCCTCCTCCGGCGGCATGTTCAACAACTACGCCATCGTGCAGGGCGTCGACCACGTCGTGCCGGTGGACATCTACCTGCCCGGCTGCCCGCCGCGGCCGGAGATGCTCATGGACGCGATCCTGAAGCTGCACGACCAGATCCAGCACTCGAAGCTGGGCGCCAACCGCGAGCGTCAGGTCGAGGAGCGTGAGCAGATCGCGCTCACCGCGCTGCCCACCTCGGCGATGAAGGGACTGCTCCGGTGACCGAGGGCAACCACGGTCTCGAGAGCGGCGGAGAGGTCGTCCCCGCCGAAGCAGAGGCCGCCGAGGTCATCGGCGTGCGGCACGGCATGTTCGGGGTGCACGGCTCGGGCGACACGTCCGGCTACGGCGGGCTGGTGCGCACCGTGGCGATGCCCGGTGCGACCCCGCGCCCGTACGGCGGCTGGTTCGACGAGGCCGCCGACACGCTCGAGCGCGTCCTGCCGTCGTACGGCGACGCCGTCGAGGGTGTGGTCATCGACCGTGGCGAGATGACGATCCACGTGCGCAGGGAGAAGGTCGTCGAGGTGCTGCAGGCCCTGCGCGACGACCCGCTGCTGCGGTTCGAGATGTCGCTCGGGGTCAGCGGGGTCCACTACCCCGACGACACCGACCGCGAGCTGCACGCCGTCTACCACCTGCGCTCGCTGACCCATAACCGGCAGCTGCGGGTCGAGGTCGCCGTCCCGGACGCCGACCCGCACATCCCCACGGCGACCAGCGTGTACCCCACGAACGACTGGCACGAGCGGGAGACCTACGACTTCTTCGGGATCATCTTCGACGGTCACCCGGCGCTGACCCGGATCCTGATGCCGGACGACTGGCCCGGCCACCCGCAGCGCAAGGACTACCCGCTCGGTGGGATCCCGGTGGAGTACAAGGGCGCCGAGATCCCGCCCCCCGACCAGCGGAGGGTCTACAGCTGATGTCCACCGACAACATCACCTTCGGCTCGGCCGGCGCCGCGGCGTCCGGTCCGGTGGCCGACGCGTACGCGGGCTCGCGGGAGACCACCGAGGGGACCGTGTACACGGTCACCGGCGCCGACTGGGACACCGTGGTGCGCGGCGTCTCCGGTGGCCGCCAGGAGCACGTCGTCGTCAACATGGGACCGCAGCACCCGTCCACCCACGGCGTGCTCCGGCTGATCCTCGAGCTCGACGGCGAGAACGTCATCGAGGCCCGGTGCGGCGTCGGCTACCTGCACACCGGCATCGAGAAGAACCTCGAGTTCCGCAGCTGGACCCAGGGCGTCACGTTCGTGACCCGCATGGACTATCTGGCGCCGCTGTTCAACGAGACGGCGTACTGCCTGGCCGTGGAGAAGCTGCTCGGGATCACCGACCAGATCCCGGAGCGGGCCAGTGTGATCCGGGTCATGCTCATGGAGCTCAACCGGATCTCCTCCCACCTGGTGGCGATCGCCACGGGCGGCATGGAGCTCGGCGCCCTCACCGCGATGATCTTCGGGTTCCGCGAGCGTGAGCTGATCCTGGACGTCTTCGAGCTGGTCACCGGCCTGCGCATGAACCACGCGTTCATCCGCCCCGGGGGCGTGGCCCAGGACCTCCCGCCGGGTGCGGTCGACCAGATCGCGGAGACCGTCAAGAAGCTGAAGAGCCGGCTCACGGACACCGAGAAGCTGCTCGTCGACAACGGCATCTGGATGGGGCGCACGGTCGGGATCGGCTACCTGAACCTGTCCGGCGCGGTCGCCCTCGGCCTGACCGGGCCGATCCTGCGGTCCACCGGGCTGGCCTGGGACCTGCGCAAGATGCAGCCCTACTGCGGCTACGAGACCTACGAGTTCGACGTCCCGACCCAGACCACCTCCGACTCCTACGGACGGTTCCTCATCCGGATGGCGGAGATGCAGGAGTCGCTGAAGATCGTCGAGCAGTGCCTGGACCGGCTCACCCCTGGGCCGGTGATGGTGGAGGACAAGAAGATCGCCTGGCCGGCGCAGCTGGCGCTCGGCTCGGACGGCATGGGCAACTCCCTCGACCACATCCGGCAGATCATGGGCGAGTCCATGGAAGCCCTGATCCACCACTTCAAGCTGGTGACCGAGGGGTTCCACGTCCCGGCCGGCCAGGTCTACCAGGCGATCGAGTCCCCCCGCGGCGAGCTCGGCGTGCACATCGTCAGCGACGGCGGCACCCGCCCGTACCGGGTGCACTACCGCGAGCCCTCGTTCACCAACCTGCAGGCCGTGGCCGCGATGTGCGAGGGCGGCCAGCTGGCCGACGTCGTCGTCGCGGTCGCGAGCATCGACCCCGTGATGGGTGGAGTTGATCGCTGACCCATGGCACTGACCGACAGCACGCGCGAAGAGATGCGCGCGATCATGGCGCGCTACCCGAAGCCGCGCTCCGCGCTGCTGCCGATGCTGCACCTCGTGCAGGCCGAGGACGGGTACGTCACCCCGGAGGGCATCGAGCTGTGCGCCGAGCTCCTCGACCTCACCACGGCTGAGGTGAGCGCCGTGGCGACCTTCTACACGATGTACAAGCGGCACCCGGTCGGCGACTACCACGTGGGTGTCTGCACGAACACGCTGTGCGCGATCATGGGCGGCGACGCGATCTTCGGAGCGCTGAAGGACCACCTCGGGGTCGGCAACGACGAGACCACGGCGGACGGCGCGATCACCCTCGAGCACGTCGAGTGCAACGCGGCCTGCGACTACGCCCCCGTAATGATGGTCAACTGGGAGTTCTTCGACAACCAGACGGTGGACAGCGCGGTCGACGTCGTCGACCGCCTCCGGTCCGGCGCCGAGGTCCGGTCCACCCGTGGCCCGCAGGTGGTCAAGTTCACCGAGGCCGAGCGGGTGCTCGCGGGCTTCCCCGACGGGCTCGCCGACGAGGGCCCCTCGGCCGGGCCGGCGACCCTGGCCGGACTGTCGGTGGCCCGAGAGCTCGGTCACGTGGCGCGTGAGGCCGGCGCCGAGACCCCGAAGGACTCCTGACGTGGCCACGCTCACGCCGGTGCTGTCCGCGCACTGGGACGCCGACCGCTCCTGGACGCTGGGCAGCTACCGCGCGCGCGAGGGGTACGCCGCCTTGTCCAAGGCCCTGGCGATGCCCCCCGACGACGTCATCGCGCTGATCAAGGACTCCGGGCTCCGCGGCCGTGGCGGCGCGGGCTTCCCGACCGGCATGAAGTGGGGCTTCATCCCGCAGGGCGACGGCAAGCCCCACTACCTGGTGGTCAACGCAGACGAGTCCGAGCCGGGCACCTGCAAGGACATTCCGCTGCTCATGGCCGACCCGCACCAGCTGGTCGAGGGCGTCGTCATCGCCGCGTATGCGATCCGGGCGCACCACGCGTTCATCTACGTGCGCGGCGAGGTGCTGCACGTGATCCGGCGGGTGCAGCAGGCGGTCGCCGACGCGACGGCCGCCGGGCTGATCGGCCCGAACATCCTCGGCTCCGGGTTCGACCTCGACGTGACTGTGCACGCAGGTGCCGGCGCCTACATCTGCGGCGAGGAGACCGCGCTGCTGGACTCCCTCGAGGGCCGGCGCGGGCAGCCCCGGCTGCGGCCACCGTTCCCGGCGATCGCCGGCCTGTACGCGTCGCCGACCGTGGTGAACAACGTCGAGTCGATCGCGTCGGTCCCGGCCATCGTGCGCGGCGGCGTGGACTGGTTCCGCTCCTTCGGGTCCGAGAAGTCGCCGGGCTTCACGCTGTACTCGCTGTCCGGGCACGTGACCCGGCCGGGCCAGTACGAGGCCCCGCTGGGGGTCACCCTGCGCGAGCTGCTCGAGCTGGCGGGCGGGGTCCGGGAGGGCCACGAGCTGAAGTTCTGGACACCGGGGGGCTCGTCCACCCCGCTGCTCACGGCCGAGCACCTCGACGTGCCGCTCGACTACGAGGGCGTCGCCGCGGTCAAGTCCATGCTCGGCACCAAGGCGCTGCAGATCTTCGACGAGACCACCTGTGTGGTTCGCGCGGTGCTGCGCTGGAGCGAGTTCTACAAGCACGAGTCCTGCGGCAAGTGCACGCCCTGCCGCGAGGGCACGTACTGGCTGGTGCAGATCCTGGACCGGCTCCAGCGCGGGGAGGGCAGCCCCGAGGACCTCGACAAGCTGCTCGACCTATCCGACAACATCCTCGGGCGCGCGTTCTGCGCGCTCGGCGACGGCGCGACCAGCCCGGTCACGTCCTCCATCCAGTACTTCCGGGACGAGTACATCGCGCACCTCGAGCAGGGCGGATGTCCGTTCGACCCGGTGGCCTCCACCGTCTTCGCGGGAGCGCACGCCTGATGACCGTGACCACCGGAACCCCCGGCAGCGGCGCTGTGGAGCAGCGGACCGACCTGGTCAGCCTGACCATCGACGGGATCGAGACCAGCGTGCCCAAGGGCACCCTGATCATCCGGGCCGCCGAGGAGCTGGGCATCGCCGTCCCGCGCTTCTGCGACCACCCGCTGCTCGACCCGGTCGGCGCCTGCCGCCAGTGCCTGGTCGAGGTGCAGGGCCAGGGCAAGCCCGCGGCGTCGTGCACGACGACGGTCGCGGACGGCATGGTCGTGCGCACCCAGCTCACCTCGCCGATCGCCGACAAGGCGCAGCACGGCGTCATGGAGATGCTGCTGATCAACCACCCGCTGGACTGCCCGATCTGCGACAAGGGCGGCGAGTGCCCCCTGCAGAACCAGGCCATGTCCAACGGCCGTGCCGAGTCCCGCTTCAACGGCACCAAGCGCACCTTCCCCAAGCCGATCCCACTGTCCAGCCAGGTGCTGCTGGACCGCGAGCGCTGCATCTCCTGCGCCCGGTGCACCCGGTTCGCCGCGCAGATCGCCGGTGACCCGTTCATCGAGCTGGTCGAGCGCGGCGCCGACCAGCAGGTGGGCATCTACGCGCGGCAGCCGTTCAACTCCTACTTCTCCGGCAACGCGGTGCAGATCTGCCCGGTGGGTGCGCTCACCGGGACGGCGTACCGATTTCGCTCGCGGCCGTTCGACCTGGTGTCCACGCCCACGGCGTGCGAGCACTGCGCGTCGGGCTGCGCCCTGCGCACCGACTACCGGCGCAACGCCGTGCTGCGCCGGATGGCCGGCGACGACCCCGCCGTGAACGAGGAGTGGAACTGCGACAAGGGTCGCTGGGCGTTCCACTCGAGCACCCAGCCGGACCGGCTGGCCGCCCCTCTCGTCCGGGGGACCGACGGTGTGCTGGTGGCCGCGTCCTGGCCCGAGGCGCTGGACGCCGCGGCGCGTGGGCTGGCCGCCGCCCGCGAGGCTGCGGGGGTCGGGGTGCTGGCCGGCGGTCGGCTCACGGCCGAGGACGCCTACGCCTACGCCAAGTTCGCCCGGGTCGCGCTGGGCACCAACGACGTCGACTTCCGGGCCCGGACCCACTCAGCCGAGGAGGCCGACTTCCTGGCCGCGCTCGTGGCCGGCCGCGGCCTGGGCTCTCCGTCGGTGCCGACCTACGCCGACCTGGAGGCCGCGCCCGTCGTCGTCCTCGCCGGCTTCGAGCCGGAGGAGGAGTCGCCGATCGTCTACCTGCGGCTGCGCAAGGCGGCCCGGCGGTACGGCCTTCCGGTCATCGCAGTGGCACCGTTCGCCAGCCCGGGTCTCGAGCGGGTGTTCGGCCGGCTGATCCCGACCGTCCCCGGGGCCGAGGCCCAGGCGCTGGACGCGCTGGCCGGGTCGTCGGCCGCCGAGGGGCCGGCCGCGGACGCGGCCCGGCTGCTGCGCGAGCCCGGTGCGGTGCTCCTCGTGGGGGAGCGCCTGGCCGGAGTCCCCGGGGCGCTGTCCGCCGCGGGGAGGCTGGCTGCGGCCACCGGCGCCAAGCTGGGTTGGGTGCCGCGGCGAGCGGGTGAGCGCGGCGCGGTCGAGGGCGGTGCGCTGCCCGGGCTGCTGCCGGGTGGGCGCCCGGTCGCCGACGCCGCGGCCCGGGTCGACGCTGCGGCCGTCTGGGGCGCCGGGCAGCTGCCCGAGGGCCCCGGTCGGGACACCTCCGCGATGCTCGCGGCGGCCGCCGCTGGTGAGCTGGCGGCGCTGGTCGTCGCCGGAGTCGAGGTCGACGACCTGCCCGACCCGTCCGGCGCCCTCGCGGCGCTCGACTCGGTCGGCTTCCTGGTGAGCCTCGAGGTCCGCGACAGCGCAGTCACCGAGCGCGCCGACGTCGTGCTGCCCGTGGCGCCGCCGGCCGAGAAGGCCGGGACGTTCGTCAGCTGGGAGGGCTGCGGCCGGGCCTTCGACCAGGTGCTGCACGGCTCGTCGGCCATGCCGGACAGCCGGGTGCTCTCGATGCTGGCCGCCGAGCTCGACGTCCGGCTGGGCCTGGACACCGTCGACGCGGTGCGCCGTGAGCTCGCCGAGTTCGAGCCGTGGCAGGGCACGCGGGTCACCGCCCCCGACGTCCCGGCCTCGGCTCCGCCCGAGCCTGGACCCGAATCGGCTGCGCTGGCCACCTGGCGGCTGCTCCTCGACGCGGGTCGTGGGCAGGACGGCGAGCCGCACCTGGCCGGGACCGCGCACCCGTCGGTGGCCCGGGTCTCAGCGGTGACGGCGGGGGCCGTCGGCGTCGCCGCCGGGGGCTCCCTGCGGGTGAGCACCGAGCATGGGTCGGTCGAGCTGCCGGTCGAGGTCACCGAGATGCCGGACGCCGTGGTCTGGCTGCCGGGCAACTCCGTGGGCTCGGCCGTGCACCGCGACCTGCAGGTCGGGTACGGGGCCATCGTCGGACTGAGTGCAGGGGGTGCCGCGTGACCACCGGACTGCTCGGCGCGGTCGTGACAACCGAGGACAACCTCGGGATGTTCGGCACCGACCCGTGGTGGCTCATCCTGCTCAAGGCCGTCGGTATCTTCCTGGTCCTCGTGCTGCTCACCCTGTTCAACATCTGGTTCGAGCGCCGGGTCGTGGCCCGCATGCAGAACCGCCTCGGCCCGAACCGGACCGGTCCGTTCGGCCTGATCCAGGGCCTCGCCGACGGAGTGAAGCTGGCGCTGAAGGAGGACATCCTCCCCAAGGCCGCCGACCGGGCCGTGTACTTCCTGGCGCCGATCCTGGCCACCATCCCGGCCTTCCTGGCCTGGGCGGTGATCCCGTTCGGTCCGGTGGTCTCGATCTTCGGCCACCAGACTCCGCTGCAGCTGACCGACTTCCCGGTCGGTGTGCTGTACGTCCTGGCCGTCGCCTCGGTGGGGATCTACGGCATCGTGCTGGCCGGCTGGTCGTCCGGCTCCACCTACCCGCTGCTGGGCAGCCTGCGCAGCACCGCCCAGATGATCAGCTACGAGATCGCGATGGGCCTGTCCTTCGTCGCGGTCTTCCTGGTGTCCGGCTCGATGTCCACCTCGAGCATCGTCGCGGCGCAGCAGCCCCGCTGGTTCATCCTGGTGGTGCCGCTGTCCTTCGCCATCTACGTGATCGCGATGGTCGGCGAGACCAACCGGGCACCGTTCGACCTGCCGGAGGCCGAGGGCGAGCTGGTGGGTGGCTTCCACACCGAGTACTCGTCACTGAAGTTCGCGCTGTTCTTCCTCGCCGAGTACGTCAACCTGGCCACTGTCTCGGCGCTGGCCACCACGCTGTTCCTGGGCGGCTGGCGGGCCCCCTGGCCGATCTCGCTGTGGAGCGGGGCGAACGAGGGCTGGGTGCCGCTGATCTGGTTCTTCGGCAAGGTGCTCGCCTTCGTCTTCGTGTTCGTGTGGCTGCGCGGCACGCTGCCCCGGCTGCGCTATGACCAGTTCATGAAGCTCGGCTGGAAGGTCCTCATCCCGGTCTCACTGGGCTGGATCGTCGCGGTCGCGGCCGTGCGCGTGGTGCGGACCCAGGGCGTCGACCTCACCCGGCTGGTCATCGGCATCGGGGTGGTCGCTGCGGTGGTCCTGCTGGCCTGGTACATCGCCGAGGGGCAGGCCATCAAGCGCGCCGCCGCCCGGCCCAAGGCCCCGCCGAGGGAGTTCGACCCGTTCGCGGGAGGCTTCCCGGTGCCGCCGCTGTCCGCGGCGACGACCCGAGCCGCCGCCGTCGTGCCTGCGGGCGCGTTCAGCGAGGACGACGAGACCGTCGCTCAAGACGAGGAGCCTTTCGGTGGCTGACGTCAAGATCCCCGGCCGCGGCTTCGGGGTGACCTTCCAGACCATGTTCAAGAAGGTCGTCACCGAGCAGTATCCGGAGGAGCACAAGACGACCGCTCCGCGGTTCCACGGTCGGCACCAGCTGAACCGGCACCCGGACGGCCTGGAGAAGTGCATCGGCTGCGAGCTGTGTGCCTGGGCCTGCCCGGCGGACGCGATCTACGTCGAGGGTGCGCCGAACAGCGAGGACGAGCGGTTCAGCCCCGGTGAGCGGTACGGCGGCGTCTACCAGATCAACTACGCGCGCTGCATCTTGTGCGGGCTGTGCATCGAGGCCTGCCCGACCCGGGCGCTCACCATGACCAACGAGTTCGAGCTCGCCGACCACACCCGGGCCAGCCTCATCTACGAGAAGCAGGACCTGCTGGCCCCGATGCTCCCGGGGATGCTGGCGCCCCCCCACCCGATGGTCGAGGGCACCAACGAGAAGCACTACTACCGGGGCCAGGTGACCCAGGCGACGCCCGGTCAGGAGGCCTGGGTGGCGCGGCACCACGGGACCGAGGAGGCCGCCGTGGGGGCCGACCTGACGGACGGGGACGAGCAGTGAGCAGCGCGGTGCTGGCGGTGTCCGGCGGCGAGGCGGTCGGCTTTTGGACCTTCGGCCCGCTGGCCGTGCTCGGCGCCGTCATGATGCTGCTCAGCCGCAAGGCCGTGCACAGCGCGCTGTGGCTGGCCATGACCATGATCAGCCTGGCCTTCCTCTACATCCTGCAGGGCGCGGTGTTCCTGGGCGTCGTCCAGGTGGTCGTCTACACCGGCGCCGTCATGATGCTGTTCCTGTTCGTGCTCATGCTGGTCGGCGTGGACGCGTCCGACTCCCTCGTCGAGACGCTGCGCGGTCAGCGGGTCGCGGCCGTCGTCGTGGGCCTGAGCGTCGGCATCCTGCTCATCGCCGGCATCGGCCGCGCTGTGGTCGAGCCGGTCGAAGGCGTCGACGTCGCGAACGCGGCCCAGGGCGGCAATGTCCAGGGCATCGCCGAGCTGATCTTCACCCGCTACCTGTGGGCGTTCGAGGTCACCTCGGCGCTGCTGATCACTGCGGCGCTCGGCGCGATGATGCTGGCGCACCGGGAGCGCGTCGTCCGCCGGCTCACCCAGCGCCAGCTGGCGATCCAGCGGTTCCACGGCGAGCAGCGGACCCCGCTGCCCGTCCCCGGTGTCTACGCACGTCACAACTCGGTCGACACCCCGGCCCTGCTGCCCGACGGCACGCCGGCTGAGTCGTCCATCCCGGTCCCGCTCGGCCAGCGCGGCGTGCGCCAGCAGACGCCGACCGAGCTCAAGACCGGACATGACGAGCTCGAGGGAGGCGACGCATGAGCCCGACGTACTACCTGGTGGTCTCCGCGCTGCTGTTCACGCTCGGCGGCACCGGGGTGCTCGTCCGCCGCAACGCGATCGTGGTGTTCATGAGCGTGGAGCTGATGCTCAACGCGAGCAACCTGGCGTTCGTCACTTTCGCGCGCATGAACGGCAACCTGCACGGCCAGGTCATGGCCTTCTTCGTGATGGTGGTCGCGGCCGCCGAGGTCGTGATCGGGCTGGCCATCATCGTGTCCATCTTCCGGACCCGGCGGTCGGCTTCGATCGACGACGCAAGCCTGTTGAAGTACTGACCGTGACGGCGATGAGGATGATCGTGTCCCGCACACCTGTGCAGCACCCGAGGACCGTCGCATGAACGCGGCCGTGCTCGCCGAAGCCAGCCCGGTCGCAGCGTCCGGCGTCTTCTCGCTGCTGTGGCTCGTAGTCGCCCTGCCGCTGTTCGGTGCCGCGATCCTGCTGCTGGCCGGTCGCCGGTCCGACCGGTGGGGCCACTGGCTCGGCACCGGCATGCCGGTCGCGTCCTTCGTGATCGTCAGCGCCATGCTCTTCGCGATGCTCGGCCGCGACAGCGGCTCCCGCAGCATCAACCAGACCGTCTACACCTGGATCCCGGTGGGCGGGTTCAGGGTCGACATGGGGCTGCTGCTCGACCCGCTGTCGGTGTCCTTCGCGCTGCTCATCACCGGGGTCGGCTCCCTGATCCACATCTACTCGATCGGGTACATGTCCCACGACCCGGCCCGCCGCCGGTTCTTCGGCTACCTGAACCTGTTCGTCGCCTCGATGCTGCTGCTCGTGCTGGCCAACAGCTACCTCACGCTCTACATGGGCTGGGAGGGTGTCGGTCTCGCGTCGTACCTGCTCATCGGCTTCTGGAACTACCGCCCGGCCTTCGCCTCGGCGGCGAACAAGGCGTTCGTCATGAACCGGGTCGGCGACATCGGCCTGTCCATCGCCATCATGATCATGTTCGCCACGTTCGGGACCGTCTCGATCGCCGCGGTGTCGGCTGTGGCATCGCAGGCCTCGCACGGTGTGCTGACCGCGATGGGGCTGCTCCTGCTGCTCGCCGCCTGTGGCAAGTCGGCGCAGGTCCCGTTGCAGGCCTGGCTCGGAGACGCCATGGCCGGCCCGACCCCGGTGTCGGCACTGATCCACGCCGCCACGATGGTGACCGCCGGCGTCTACCTGATCGCCCGCTCGAACGCCATCTTCGACCTGTCGGCCGGAGCGCAGCTCGCGGTGGCCATCGTCGGCGCGGTCACACTGATCTTCGGTGCCATCGTCGGTTCCGCCAAGGACGACATCAAGAAGTCGCTCGCCGGCTCCACGATGAGCCAGATCGGCTACATGATCCTGGCCGTGGGCCTGGGACCGATCGGGTACGCGTTCGGCATCGCCCACCTGCTCACGCACGGCTTCTTCAAGGCCGACCTGTTCCTCGGCGCCGGGTCGGTCATGCACGGCATGAACGACGAGGTGGACATGCGCCGGTACGGCGGGCTGCGCAAGCTGATGCCGGTGACCTTCGTGACCTTCATCTTCGGCTATCTGGCGATCATCGGCGTCCCGCCGTTCGCCGGGTACTTCACCAAGGAC
This genomic interval carries:
- the nuoI gene encoding NADH-quinone oxidoreductase subunit NuoI; translation: MADVKIPGRGFGVTFQTMFKKVVTEQYPEEHKTTAPRFHGRHQLNRHPDGLEKCIGCELCAWACPADAIYVEGAPNSEDERFSPGERYGGVYQINYARCILCGLCIEACPTRALTMTNEFELADHTRASLIYEKQDLLAPMLPGMLAPPHPMVEGTNEKHYYRGQVTQATPGQEAWVARHHGTEEAAVGADLTDGDEQ
- the nuoH gene encoding NADH-quinone oxidoreductase subunit NuoH, with translation MFGTDPWWLILLKAVGIFLVLVLLTLFNIWFERRVVARMQNRLGPNRTGPFGLIQGLADGVKLALKEDILPKAADRAVYFLAPILATIPAFLAWAVIPFGPVVSIFGHQTPLQLTDFPVGVLYVLAVASVGIYGIVLAGWSSGSTYPLLGSLRSTAQMISYEIAMGLSFVAVFLVSGSMSTSSIVAAQQPRWFILVVPLSFAIYVIAMVGETNRAPFDLPEAEGELVGGFHTEYSSLKFALFFLAEYVNLATVSALATTLFLGGWRAPWPISLWSGANEGWVPLIWFFGKVLAFVFVFVWLRGTLPRLRYDQFMKLGWKVLIPVSLGWIVAVAAVRVVRTQGVDLTRLVIGIGVVAAVVLLAWYIAEGQAIKRAAARPKAPPREFDPFAGGFPVPPLSAATTRAAAVVPAGAFSEDDETVAQDEEPFGG
- the nuoK gene encoding NADH-quinone oxidoreductase subunit NuoK, whose protein sequence is MSPTYYLVVSALLFTLGGTGVLVRRNAIVVFMSVELMLNASNLAFVTFARMNGNLHGQVMAFFVMVVAAAEVVIGLAIIVSIFRTRRSASIDDASLLKY
- the nuoL gene encoding NADH-quinone oxidoreductase subunit L, with the translated sequence MNAAVLAEASPVAASGVFSLLWLVVALPLFGAAILLLAGRRSDRWGHWLGTGMPVASFVIVSAMLFAMLGRDSGSRSINQTVYTWIPVGGFRVDMGLLLDPLSVSFALLITGVGSLIHIYSIGYMSHDPARRRFFGYLNLFVASMLLLVLANSYLTLYMGWEGVGLASYLLIGFWNYRPAFASAANKAFVMNRVGDIGLSIAIMIMFATFGTVSIAAVSAVASQASHGVLTAMGLLLLLAACGKSAQVPLQAWLGDAMAGPTPVSALIHAATMVTAGVYLIARSNAIFDLSAGAQLAVAIVGAVTLIFGAIVGSAKDDIKKSLAGSTMSQIGYMILAVGLGPIGYAFGIAHLLTHGFFKADLFLGAGSVMHGMNDEVDMRRYGGLRKLMPVTFVTFIFGYLAIIGVPPFAGYFTKDKIIEAAFDKGGVQGWTFGFIALLGAGITAFYMTRMVIMTFFGEKRWAPDTHPHESPTVMTAPMAVLAFMSLVSGALLMLGGRFVTFLEPVFGPEPVVTQVISPVVLTVITLAVVALGGGLAYQQYATRPVPEVAPVDVSPLTVAARRDLYGDVVNETLVMQPGQYLTRFLVFFDNRVVDGAVNGLAALIGGISARSRRTQTGFVRSYALSMFAGAAIVVVAVVLVRI
- a CDS encoding NADH-quinone oxidoreductase subunit J, coding for MSSAVLAVSGGEAVGFWTFGPLAVLGAVMMLLSRKAVHSALWLAMTMISLAFLYILQGAVFLGVVQVVVYTGAVMMLFLFVLMLVGVDASDSLVETLRGQRVAAVVVGLSVGILLIAGIGRAVVEPVEGVDVANAAQGGNVQGIAELIFTRYLWAFEVTSALLITAALGAMMLAHRERVVRRLTQRQLAIQRFHGEQRTPLPVPGVYARHNSVDTPALLPDGTPAESSIPVPLGQRGVRQQTPTELKTGHDELEGGDA